One genomic region from Candida albicans SC5314 chromosome 6, complete sequence encodes:
- the CDC39 gene encoding CCR4-NOT core subunit (Protein similar to S. cerevisiae Cdc39p, which is part of the CCR4-NOT transcription regulatory complex; transposon mutation affects filamentous growth) gives MSFKELLIEIGPENLLPEKLLPSLLQIKPNEIDQGIALILAEILIPGSQGLSQGLTFASSLPGSNAKGAQLQTCFKSIENSGKFNVNWYEVFNHVHQYLFDSSQRDIQPSVGSITQFLSSLDFKQEPIDIFLNYEWWFNKTLLYILHSSDASQGGYDISLSPNLAYCFEEDKTTPQTRRNILKFINVGKLEIQVITKIQQQQQQQQQQQQQQHQLSEQDKKLNAFLNQLFEHDYRVFPEYILAAALTVVEKSQFINDLIDTLFYLLVDSASPSLPKVVRLLKESGLAAIKLADYYKSRKTIDAADKVLTLASSFGLTQEILDIFWAFDSKIAIKILVESSLFGYDYKSVIDSKLKDPQVKTSIYQALCEALDERAQKDYERGQQVQQAQQLQQQQALPPHQVLKIPTVYYLLEKIKSSNGVVDAKTLRNLQLLLLTTYPRLINFGNGHDEAILANEEKSPFFPPSVEMEMKAYYSKMYNKELEIKEIVDMLTQMKASDDLHSQDVFACMIHSLLDEYKFFSEYPLSALASTSLLFGALLEKDLIQGTTLTVALNFIWESCNQPQDSHLFKFAVQSLYNFKSRLHEYPIYCKHLLECRSLSAHAKMYQIVKDAANGIPCTTGAAPTQTNTPDVGPKYQSINYVDRTIGYATQEEPPESIRDKLLFSVNNMTGENLRLSEIQEVLTESYFAWFSDYLVSDRAKAEPNNHELYSKLVKSLANPIFFEYILNVSLKEVDYIIRNFKDSRSERNQLKNLGAWLGRITLANDKPLRRDYIALKFLLVEAYDFNSLPLILPFVCKILDQAQYSKVFKPPNPWVVGVMKVLAELYECADLKLQLKFEIEVLLNSFNMKIKDIEQSTIIRNHNPEPTALARMFGISSQSVNLANEMTRLSLEGSQLGNNIQAPFPQQIIESKQFPGISQPQMQNVLQQQQQQQQQQQQQQLPPQQQLPGQLPPQQQAEPALDTSFSTLIGNSIFTQHANLRRAFQASLSRAVRECTPHICNKVVETVVTTTKALITKDFATERDIEKFRNSYQKLALSLSHAMVSCNGRKALVETIEATMLQLLGNNPNEVPLAELNSAIQANVGLCVDIVDVLVGESILDIIEARMQTEVFLREHHTATAPNEPFIAEGASDYSLRLPNPLGLALTGLSAQQLKIYEHFGEARVDQIVPPPGSTGITQQQTQSLAPLQQQQQQQQQQQPVSTVVAAAPAPAPPQQQQQSKERIAQAQGVPDDIVSFEQLFTAITANCDKAVQLVSEVTETKLADLPPNHSIMAALTQALVIAQTNAIKYPELLLKAAQYAVNCLFTQTHENPMSNEIYVVILDKLCEYSPSTAKDVIWWLVHSSDQRKFNMPVMLSLLKVQLIQPIKLDLSIGKLIKETNNPVVVKFAASLLTNIFTSEEMRPIALRSEFANTLDALSKYQANDQSEEDRQAKEATSTLFKLLSEAAPASNQLFAQLGYIFAEWVRLLTHGDDATNELQIEFVKGLIQSGILNNPEYVKTFFKAAIEISITSFATEHELRSRTQHETYFAVDTLAMLIVRIVLLVEDSKQAIDYLKKVLGIIILNLINDHETSKANWNERAYFRFFSSLLSTWCDASVLDEEVTVNLDVEFYNYLGELFNALQPIVLPGFTFAWISLISHRMYLPKLLELPERKGYATLVKLLSSALKFQQIYGNNKQSSRRQQELEQEQEQEQKDEKDAKDAKEQNQEQEQEQENSQQGPEVINVTYKAINRIFIGILHDFPEFLVECHYQLVTSIPRGYIQLRNIVLSATPKDIHVPDPFTQGLKVERLPEINESPVVFYKPIEDLSKVGLKKPVENFLRIPAPGLMRTIYNGLKLNQPKEVNELGYEETINFNIKLINALVLHVGISSVADRLPNNRGFNTKSSQVALLVDLMNYGNTEFKYHLINAIANQLRYPNSHTHWFIGIILHFFSNNNIWNSNGNKLVVQEIITRVLLERRISNKPHPWGLTILFTELVKNGDYGFFELPFVKDSVEEVKNIFNVLSINVKGSTP, from the coding sequence ATGTCAttcaaagaattattaatcGAAATTGGTCCAGAAAACTTATTACCAGAAAAATTGTTACCAAGCTTATTGCAGATCAAACCCAACGAAATTGATCAAGGTATAGCATTAATATTAGCTGAAATATTGATACCTGGGTCTCAAGGGTTATCCCAAGGATTGACTTTTGCCAGTAGCTTGCCAGGCTCAAATGCCAAAGGCGCTCAATTACAAACATGTTTCAAATCTATTGAAAACTCTGGGAAATTCAATGTCAACTGGTACGAAGTGTTTAATCACGTGcatcaatatttatttgaCTCGTCACAAAGAGATATCCAACCATCAGTTGGCAGCATTACCCAGTTTTTATCGTCATTAGATTTCAAACAAGAACCAATAGATATATTCTTGAACTACGAATGGTGGTTCAATAAGACATTGTTGTATATATTGCACTCACTGGATGCATCCCAGGGTGGTTATGATATATCGTTGCTGCCTAATTTAGCTTATTGTTTTGAGGAAGATAAAACCACTCCccaaacaagaagaaacattttgaaatttattaatgtGGGTAAACTAGAAATCCAAGTGATAACCAAAatacaacagcaacagcaacaacaacaacaacaacaacaacaacaacaccaattGAGTGAGCAAGATAAGAAACTAAACGCgtttttaaatcaattgtttgaGCATGATTATCGTGTGTTCCCAGAATATATTTTGGCCGCTGCATTAACTGTCGTTGAGAAATCCCAATTTATAAATGACTTGATTGACACgttgttttatttgttgGTAGATAGCGCTAGTCCTTCGTTGCCCAAAGTAGTACGTTTACTCAAGGAATCGGGACTTGCCGCTATCAAGTTGGCTGATTACTATAAGAGCAGAAAAACCATTGATGCAGCAGACAAAGTGTTGACTTTGGCATCAAGTTTTGGATTGACCCAAGAAATATTGGATATCTTTTGGGCATTTGATCTGAAAATTGctataaaaattttggtaGAATCCAGTCTTTTTGGATATGACTACAAATCTGTTATTGACTCCAAGCTTAAAGATCCACAGGTCAAAACATCCATCTATCAAGCATTGTGTGAAGCATTGGACGAGCGGGCCCAAAAAGATTATGAAAGGGGCCAACAGGTTCAGCAAGCacaacaacttcaacaGCAACAAGCGCTCCCACCTCAtcaagttttgaaaatccCTActgtttattatttacttgaaaaaatcaaatcgaGTAATGGAGTTGTTGATGCTAAGACGTTGAGAAATCttcaattattgttgttaacAACCTATCCAAGgttaatcaattttggaaatGGTCATGATGAAGCCATTTTGGCCAACGAAGAGAAATCTCCATTCTTCCCACCTTCTGTTGAAATGGAAATGAAAGCTTATTATTCTAAAATGTATAACAAAGAGCTTGagattaaagaaattgttgacaTGTTGACTCAAATGAAGGCCAGCGATGATCTCCACAGTCAAGATGTCTTTGCATGCATGATCCACTCTTTATTGGACGAGTATAAGTTTTTCTCAGAGTATCCATTGTCAGCATTAGCTTCAACATCCTTGTTGTTTGGTGCACTTTTAGAAAAGGATTTGATTCAAGGTACGACTTTAACTGTTGCATTGAATTTTATTTGGGAATCTTGTAACCAACCACAAGATTCAcatttgttcaaatttGCGGTACAATCATTGTACAACTTCAAATCAAGATTGCATGAGTATCCAATTTATTGTAAACACTTGTTGGAATGTCGTTCATTATCTGCGCATGCCAAGATGTACCAAATAGTGAAGGATGCAGCTAATGGTATTCCATGTACCACTGGTGCAGCTCCTACTCAAACTAATACACCAGATGTTGGTCCAAAATATCAGTCTATTAATTATGTTGATAGAACTATAGGCTATGCAACCCAAGAAGAACCACCAGAGTCTATCAGAGATAAGTTATTATTCAGTGTCAACAATATGACAGGTGAAAATCTTAGATTATCTGAGATCCAAGAAGTATTGACTGAGAGTTATTTCGCATGGTTTTCAGATTATTTGGTATCAGACAGAGCCAAGGCAGAACCAAACAACCACGAATTATATTCCAAGTTGGTCAAGTCGTTAGCAAATCCAATCTTTTTTGAGTATATTTTGAATGTTTCTTTGAAAGAGGTTGATTATATTATCCGTAATTTTAAGGATTCAAGAAGCGAAAGAAACCAACTAAAGAATTTAGGTGCTTGGTTAGGACGAATCACATTAGCCAATGATAAACCATTGAGAAGAGATTATATTGCCTTGAAGTTTTTATTAGTGGAGGCGTACGATTTCAACTCGTTGCCATTGATTCTTCCGTTTGTGTGTAAAATCTTGGACCAGGCTCAATATTCAAAAGTGTTCAAACCACCAAACCCTTGGGTTGTTGGGGTTATGAAGGTTTTAGCTGAGTTGTATGAATGTgctgatttgaaattacaattaaaatttgaaattgaagtGTTGTTGAATTCATTCAATATGAAGATCAAAGATATCGAGCAAAGTACTATTATTAGAAATCATAATCCTGAACCAACTGCATTAGCAAGAATGTTTGGTATCAGTTCACAATCAGTGAATTTGGCAAATGAAATGACAAGATTGTCTTTAGAGGGCTCGCAATTGGGTAATAATATCCAAGCACCATTCCCAcaacaaattattgaatctaAACAGTTCCCAGGAATCTCCCAACCACAGATGCAAAATGTTttacaacagcaacaacaacaacaacaacaacaacagcagcaacaattACCACCGCAGCAACAGCTTCCAGGGCAGTTGCCacctcaacaacaagcGGAACCAGCTTTGGATACCAGTTTCAGCACGTTAATTGGGAACTCTATTTTCACTCAGCATGCAAATTTGCGCAGAGCATTTCAAGCATCTTTATCTCGTGCAGTTAGAGAATGTACTCCACACATTTGTAACAAAGTTGTGGAAACTGTtgttaccaccaccaaagCTTTAATCACTAAGGATTTTGCTACGGAACGTGATATTGAGAAATTTCGCAACAGTTATCAGAAATTGGCATTGCTGTTGTCTCATGCAATGGTGTCATGCAATGGAAGAAAAGCATTAGTTGAAACAATCGAGGCTACTATGTTGCAGTTATTGGGCAACAATCCAAATGAAGTACCTTTAGCTGAATTGAATAGTGCCATTCAAGCCAATGTTGGTTTATgtgttgatattgttgatgtgTTGGTAGGTGAAAGTATTCTTGACATCATAGAGGCAAGAATGCAGACAGAAGTGTTTTTGCGTGAACATCATACTGCCACAGCTCCAAATGAACCATTTATTGCAGAAGGGGCCAGTGATTACTCGTTGAGATTACCAAATCCTTTAGGATTAGCACTTACCGGATTGAGTGCACAGcaattgaagatttatGAACATTTTGGAGAAGCAAGAGTGGATCAAATTGTACCTCCTCCAGGAAGTACCGGTAtaacacaacaacaaacacaaTCATTAGCACCAttacaacagcaacaacagcaacagcaacagcaacaaccaGTATCTACAGTAGTAGCGGCAGCACCAGCACCAGCgccaccacaacaacaacaacaactgaaAGAACGCATTGCACAAGCACAAGGTGTTCCTGATGATATTGTTTCGTTTGAACAATTGTTTACTGCTATTACTGCCAACTGTGACAAAGCCGTTCAACTTGTTTCTGAAGTCACAGAAACCAAGTTAGCAGATTTGCCACCAAACCATTCCATTATGGCGGCATTGACTCAAGCTTTGGTGATTGCACAGACCAATGCCATAAAATATCCTGAGTTGTTATTAAAGGCTGCACAATATGCAGTCAACTGTTTGTTTACTCAGACACACGAAAACCCAATGAGTAATGAAATCTATGTTGTTATTTTAGACAAATTGTGTGAGTATTCACCTTCTACCGCCAAAGATGTTATTTGGTGGCTTGTACACTCATCTGATCAACGTAAGTTTAATATGCCAGTTATGctttcattattgaaagtTCAATTAATCCAGCCAATTAAATTAGATTTATCTATTgggaaattgattaaagaaacaaataatcCGGTTGTAGTAAAGTTTGCTGCTAGTTTGTTGACGAATATTTTTACTTCCGAAGAGATGCGTCCTATTGCGTTACGATCGGAATTTGCTAATACATTAGATGCCTTATCTAAATACCAAGCAAATGATCAAAGTGAAGAAGACAGACAAGCAAAGGAGGCAACTAGTACATTGTTCAAACTCTTGAGTGAGGCAGCACCCGCTTCAAACCAATTATTTGCTCAATTGGGTTATATATTTGCTGAATGGGTAAGATTGTTGACTCATGGAGACGATGCAACAAATGAAttacaaattgaatttgtcaAGGGATTGATTCAATCTGGTATACTTAATAATCCTGAATATGTAAAGACTTTTTTCAAAGCGGCCATTGAGATTTCCATTACATCGTTTGCCACTGAACATGAATTACGTTCAAGAACTCAACATGAAACATACTTTGCCGTTGATACATTGGCTATGTTGATTGTTCGAATTGTATTGTTAGTTGAAGATTCTAAGCAAGctattgattatttgaagaaagtATTGGgaataattattttgaatttaattaatgacCATGAAACTTCAAAGGCCAATTGGAATGAACGTGCTTATTTcagatttttttcatctttgTTATCGACATGGTGTGATGCTTCAGTTTTGGATGAAGAAGTTACTGTTAATTTAGATGttgaattttataattatcttggagaattatttaatgCCTTGCAGCCAATTGTTTTACCTGGTTTTACATTTGCTTGgatttcattgatttcacATCGTATGTATTTGCCCAAGTTATTAGAATTACCAGAGAGGAAAGGTTATGCAACATTGGTCAAATTATTGAGTTCGGCTTTGAAATTCCAACAAATTTATGGTAACAACAAGCAATCATCAAGACGACAACAAGAACttgaacaagaacaagaacaagaacaaaaagatgaaaaagatGCAAAAGATGCAAAAgaacaaaatcaagaacaagaacaagaacagGAAAACTCACAACAAGGACCTGAAGTGATCAATGTAACTTATAAAGCCATCAACAGAATTTTCATTGGTATTTTACATGATTTCCCTGAATTTTTAGTTGAATGccattatcaattggtGACCAGTATTCCAAGAGgatatattcaattaagaaatattgttttatcGGCCACACCTAAAGATATCCATGTACCAGATCCTTTCACTCAAGGGTTAAAAGTTGAAAGATTACCTGAGATCAATGAATCACCAGTAGTGTTTTATAAACcaattgaagatttgaGTAAAGTTGGATTAAAGAAACCCGTTGAAAACTTTTTAAGAATTCCTGCCCCAGGGTTGATGAGAACAATTTATAATggattaaaattgaatcagCCTAAAGAAGTGAATGAATTAGGGTATGAGGAAAcgatcaatttcaatataaaattgatcaatgCGTTGGTGTTGCACGTTGGAATATCCAGTGTTGCTGATAGATTACCCAATAATCGAGGATTTAATACCAAGTCATCACAAGTGGCATTATTGGTtgatttaatgaattatgGAAACACTGAATTCAAATATCATTTGATCAATGCTATTGCTAATCAATTGAGATATCCAAATAGTCATACTCATTGGTTCATTGGTATTATTTTACATTTTTTCAGTAATAACAATATTTGGAACAGTAATGGTAATAAGTTGGTTGTACAAGAGATTATCACTAGAGTTTTATTGGAAAGAAGAATCAGTAATAAACCACATCCTTGGGGATTAACTATATTATTTACTGAATTGGTTAAGAATGGGGATTATggattttttgaattgcCATTTGTTAAAGATTCTGTTGAAGAAGTGaagaatattttcaatgttTTGAGTATAAATGTTAAAGGTTCAACTCCTTAA
- a CDS encoding E2 ubiquitin-conjugating protein (Ortholog(s) have ubiquitin-protein transferase activity) — protein sequence MSRVKRIAKELEECRQDTQSGVSLNLNNENDLTHLTGYFKGPPGTPYEGGLFQVAIDIPQEYPFKPPQMKFITKIYHPNISSVTGAICLDILKDAWTPILTLKSSLISLQSLLQSPEPSDPQDAEVAKHYLSNKSGFEETAAYWTKIYASDGVDGSGSGSGSSNNNGGGAKLSDSALYGIDDEIVGQYESMGFPRDKTIQVLRRMGIKSFKGVGNKSELENKILEELLRECQ from the coding sequence ATGTCTCGTGTCAAAAGAATTGCTaaagaattagaagaatGTCGTCAAGATACTCAATCAGGTGTAtctttaaatttgaataatgaaaatgatttgaCTCATTTGACAGGATATTTTAAAGGTCCACCAGGCACACCATATGAAGGTGGATTATTTCAAGTTGCTATTGATATCCCACAAGAATATCCATTTAAACCTCCacaaatgaaatttattaCCAAGATTTATCATCCTAATATTTCATCAGTTACCGGGGCTATATGTTTAgatattttaaaagatGCTTGGACACCAATTTTAACTTTGAAATCAagtttgatttctttaCAAAGTTTATTACAATCACCCGAACCAAGTGATCCCCAAGATGCAGAAGTTGCTAAACATTATTTAAGTAATAAATCGGGATTTGAAGAAACGGCTGCTTATTGGACAAAAATCTATGCCAGTGATGGTGTTGatggtagtggtagtggtagtggtagtagtaataataatggtggtggagCTAAATTGAGTGATTCGGCATTGTATggaattgatgatgaaattgttggtCAATATGAAAGTATGGGATTTCCTAGAGATAAGACCATTCAAGTGTTAAGAAGAATGGGAATTAAAAGTTTTAAAGGAGTAGGGAATAAAAGtgaattggaaaacaaAATCTTGGAAGAATTATTACGAGAATGTCAATAA